Below is a genomic region from Nitrospiraceae bacterium.
GGTTGTCGTCATGTCCATTGCCACGATGGAAGTCACTCAACAGTGGACGGTCATCATGCAACGGGATCGAGAGGCTGAGCTACAATTTCGTGGGACCAGTATTGCAAAAGCCATTGAGCGATTTGTGGCGGACTGGGAAATTCAAAGGGCCACAAGACCCAACCAATGGCCGCGAACGCTTGAAGAATTAACGAAGAAGTCACCCAAACGGTATCTCCGGAAGGCCTACACTGACCCCATGACCGGGGACAAGTTTGCGCTTATAAAAATCGGCCAGGAGATTCATGGAGTCAGAAGTACCAGTACCGAGACCCCGTATAACCAGGATATGTTCAAGGGTGCCAAGACATATCAAGCCATCCGCTTCGAAGCCAAGGGAGGCACCAACTGCCAGGTCAACCCGCTTAATCCTAATGCAGCGACCAACTGTGCTCCCGCAGCGACCACACTTCCTTCAGGGGATAAGTCTTTAGGTGATACTACTTCTACAAATTCCCCGGTTCAGGCTCCATCAACAGAAGCCCCAGCAGAGGAAACCCAAACTTTCCAGTAAGATTAAACCATTAGAGTTTCGATGGAAATGTGTTGGTGCTCACATTCGAACATTCTCCAGGTACTTCAAGCAGCCGTAGTCAAGAAGCGCATAATAACCTTCCCCGGCTCATTAAGGCCTAACTAAACACCCCCTGTATTTTCTAACAAAGCTTTCAGGCTCAATATTGACGGAGAGATATCCGATACAGAAACTAGAGAAGCTTAAAGAAACGAGCAGGTATCTCTAGCTCGAACTTGACAGATGTGCTATGGTCAGGAGGACTTTTGATTTCTGCTGTCTTACCCCCCCGTCATTCTCATTAAATATAGCGAAGGTTCTAATGCTGAAATTGAATACGTTTTGCGTGTTGGCCACGTTCTCAATAATGCTTTTAATGTCCTGCACTCTTCGTGAAGCCCAGCTTGGAGATGAACTTGAACAAAAGGGCGATTTTGATGGGGCCATAGCGGCTTATCGGGATGCCCTAAAAAAAGACCCCTTCAATAAAGAAATTGATGAAAAATACAAAGCGGTGAAAATACGTGCGGCGAATCAACATTTCTCCCGTGGAAGACAAATGTTGAAAGAGCGGAAAATGGGCGAAGCCCTTCAGGAATTTCAAATAGCTGTGGGGCTGGATCCACAAAACAAAGAACACCATACGGCCCTCAACGATGTCTGGCGCTTAAAGTCTGCTCATCAAACATTTTTGGATGCCAACAACATGGAAGGCCTTGGCCGATACGACGAAGCCATGGCGCTCTATGAATCAGCCGTGGAATTGGATCCTTCCCTGTCGGAAGCTGTTGAAGGCATCACCAGAGTGGTTCAATTGCAGAAAACGACTCAAGCCATCGGTGGCTCAGCAGAACCGGTAACGCTTCGGTTTCAGAATACCCGACTCAAACAGGTCTTTGAAATTTTAGCAAGAACCGCCAACATCGATATTTTATTCGATAAGGATGTGCGAGATGACCTGGTCACCATTTTTACCAAAGACACGCCGTTTGATGAAGCCTTAAATCTCATCTTGACCACCAATCAACTGTTTGCCAAGCGCGTGGGTCCAGATCGACTTTTGGTCATCCCGGATACCAAGCAAAAACGGGAGCAATATGATGACCTGCAAATTCGCACATTTTATCTCTCCAATGCCAAAGCCAAAGATATCGCGAATCTACTCCGGACGATTCTGGAAACCAAGCGCGTCTATGTGAACGAGCCCTTGAATACGGTGGTCATCCGGGACGAACCGGCCAAAGTCACCCTGGCAGAACAGATTATCCTGGCCAATGATCGTAGCGACTCGGAAGTCCTGTTTGAAGTGGAAGTCTTGGAAGTTAACCGCAAAGACACACAAAACCTGGGTTTACAGTTTGCCAAAGAAGCCGGCTTTGGAGTTTTTCCGCCAAATTTCGATTCAAAGGATCCGACTAAACCTATAAAAGGAACCTTTGAAACACTTGCAACATCATGGACATTCCAAGAACTCACGAGCATTGGTCAAAGCTCTTATCTGTTTCGTTTTCCCAGCAGTGTGTTACTGAATTTTTTCAAACAGGAATCCCAGGCTAAAACCCTGGCTTCTCCTAAGCTCAGGGTACTCAATAATCAAAAGGCCTCCATCAATGTCGGAGATAAGCAGCCCATTCTTCTTTCAACCACCAATGTCTTGCCGGGACAAGCGGCCACGGGTGCCGTACCCACGACTTCAACGGTGACCTCCATTGAGTTTAAGGATACAGGCATCAAACTCACCGTAGAGCCGACCATTCACTTAAACAACAGCATTTCCCTACGATTGCAAATAGA
It encodes:
- a CDS encoding tetratricopeptide repeat protein; protein product: MLKLNTFCVLATFSIMLLMSCTLREAQLGDELEQKGDFDGAIAAYRDALKKDPFNKEIDEKYKAVKIRAANQHFSRGRQMLKERKMGEALQEFQIAVGLDPQNKEHHTALNDVWRLKSAHQTFLDANNMEGLGRYDEAMALYESAVELDPSLSEAVEGITRVVQLQKTTQAIGGSAEPVTLRFQNTRLKQVFEILARTANIDILFDKDVRDDLVTIFTKDTPFDEALNLILTTNQLFAKRVGPDRLLVIPDTKQKREQYDDLQIRTFYLSNAKAKDIANLLRTILETKRVYVNEPLNTVVIRDEPAKVTLAEQIILANDRSDSEVLFEVEVLEVNRKDTQNLGLQFAKEAGFGVFPPNFDSKDPTKPIKGTFETLATSWTFQELTSIGQSSYLFRFPSSVLLNFFKQESQAKTLASPKLRVLNNQKASINVGDKQPILLSTTNVLPGQAATGAVPTTSTVTSIEFKDTGIKLTVEPTIHLNNSISLRLQIEVTRVGAKEILQVSPLITQFKFGTRTADTALNMRDGETVVLGGLISEEDSKTRDAVPGVDDVPVLGDLLSNTNKEKVTTEVILVITPHIVRNVQPQQLAKQTLWSGTANQYTTKPMFSQPTPAVSLLNTQDLPADLTNSFESAAFPKDSSLTEGKAPISTSVEPGSADASQSVTDKPRLQVLPTAASVKVGEQISFTIQGQNLSSVGKTSLTLTYDPAVLSFMQANEGTVWTSQQMVPSMTVSAVPHLGQLVLQMGQEGTAVQGTGSLATVAFEATGPGTSSIHIQQSTFLGANGQSIPVMVEHGRVLVE